The Acipenser ruthenus chromosome 60, fAciRut3.2 maternal haplotype, whole genome shotgun sequence nucleotide sequence ccacctgggattgaacccacgaccctccggtcaagagtctagagccctgaccactactccacactgctgcccatagctTTCCAATCATTTCTTAAAATGTATCAATCCTCACAACAACAGTGAGagtcctccgatccccaagccactctcctctttacacccaggagctaaacagcagacactgaagtgctaccgccccctggaggacaaaggccagtcctgcagggtTCTGATTGAGCTctccaggtgcctggccagtggAGGGCACTGTAGCGAGGTGAGGTGACTCGGGCACTGCTGATGTCTTGGGTAAGTGGCAGTGTTGTGTGCTGCACTGCCGTTGCAGATTGTGAACCCTGCAGATGAGATCAGGTTGAAAGCTCTCTAAGTGCTAAGGAGCCTGTGCTTTGGGCAGTGGTTACGTGGCTGTCCGTTCACAGCAAGCCTCCACCTTGTTACTGTGGCCCGAGTGCAGCAGGCAAGACAGGCTGGCGAATAAGCCTGCTGTGTGCACCTCCGAGCCACACCATTTAAAACAGCGTACGTTTGAATATTCATCTCAGCACTAAACAGAAACACAACCCCAGTCAGCTTAAATTAAATAAGCactttttattgtcattttgtacAGTCACAGTACAGGAGAACAGGGGGTGGATGGGGTTGGGCGTGTTCTGAGTCCTGGCGGGCGTGGTCTTACATCTTCTTTAGCCAATCCAGGCTCGGTCCCTCTGGGTCACATGGGTGCTTCGGAACGTTTGGCAGGGCCCCATTATCCCTCACTGGAACTGAGAATGGAAACGATATGGGTGACTGGCCGTGTTTTCAAACCCTTACTGGTTGCGAATACAATCAATCAAACAGGGCAGGGTCCGGTTTCTTTTGTATTGTATTctgaaaggagtgctaaccaaggcttcaaCATCACTCCCCTTCCTCCTACTAGCTTGATTGAAATGATTTAATACGCCGAGAAACTTTGAGTTCTTTACTTGGGTTTTATTTCTGTGGCTGCGTTATAAATGTCGCGTGATTTCAATGGAATTAAGAACTGCTGTTgagtcctggcacttaggattctcctgACAAACTCAATGCCAGGTAAGGGAAAGATTTTAAAGTACTCAACATGATAAGAATTCAATACTGGaagaaacagaacccagaaccatttagaatgattgcaaaacGCTGtgaaatagtaagggaaatgCAAATGACAATTAAACTCACTGAAATTCTACACAGTTTGAGCCCCATTCACAAAGCGTGTTTATACCTGCTACAGTAGAgcacacactgctgcagcagtGCCCGCTCTGTCCTGTGTTAAAGGTACTGAAAGCGTGTTTATACCTGCTACAGTAGAgcacacactgctgcagcagtGCCCGCTCTGTCCTGTGTTAAAGGTACTGAAAGCGTGTTTATACCTGCTACAGTAGAgcacacactgctgcagcagtGCCCGCTCTGTCCTGTGTTAAAGGTACTGAAAGCGTGTTTATACCTGCTACAGTAGAgcacacactgctgcagcagtGCCCGCTCTGTCCTGTGTTAAAGGTACTGAAAGCGTGTTTATACCTGCTACAGTGAgcacacactgctgcagcagtGCCCGCTCTGTCCTGTGTTAAAGGTACTGAAAGCGTGTTTATAACTGCTATAGTACAgcacacactgctgcagcagtGCCCGCTCTGTCCTGTGTTAAAGGTACTGAAAGCGTGTTTATACCTGCTACAGTAGAgcacacactgctgcagcagtGCCCGCTCTGTCCTGTGTTAAAGGTACTGAAAGCGTGTTTATACCTGCTACAGTAGAgcacacactgctgcagcagtGCCCGCTCCGTCCTGTGTTAAAGGTACTGAAAGTGGCACCCGGGCCATATAGGGGAAGCCAATCAGACTCGATTCAACAGGGTGGAATTTTTCAAATGGATTTGCATACatctatggccaaaggttttgcaccaCACTATAGAATTAAACTAATTTTGCTGCCCACTCTGCGGCTCAGTGGAGCTGCAAACAGGTCCTGTCACCTTGCAGTGCAGAGCGGTGGCTGCCCTGCTCAGGTATGACCTGCCCTTTATTCTGAAGCAGTCTCTTCAGGCCCCGAGGCAGTGACTGACCTGGGTAGTTGTAGGGAACTGCTGCGTTCATCATGCCAGCATATTTAGTGTAGGGGCTGACCAGCGGCAGGATCACAGctacagagagaggagacacaacCAGAGGACACTCATTTCACTGCATACTGGAGTGTTGAGAAGATACAGTCAGAACACTCATCCCAATCTGTCCTAAATGCTTAGCCTTGATGCTTACATAGCAGTAAGTGTACAGATTAACCCATTTGTtggaatatgtacagtattttccattcACAAGTAACACAGATGCATGCTGCAGTAATTGATAATAAGTGATGGAGGGCTTCTTATATGGATTTCCAAGATCTTAAAGTTTAACGTGTTTAAGGACAAACTAACAACCCTTCTTTATACCTTCATTATAGCCTCCTATAGTCTTATCAGACTGAATTTGGGTAAAGTATAACTGTGGcttctgtttttttggtttttattcatttcatttttgatgcttatttttagctatttgagatACCCCaaaatcgtgtttttttttttttttttcctgggttttcgtttttgatatactgtttgaaattattgttttcggttactttccaaaatgcttgggctgtttttttcctgtcacaatatgtacagtaactcGACAGCACTCGCACACTTCAGCTGTACctcctttcctttgctgtcttcctcaactcagtccttctggtcacgggcacatttaTTTACTGTGGACCCAACTgcactttttgttatttttcttttaaatgtgaaGCTGGTGAAGGCAACGTGAATTGAGTCACCATTTCCAGTGtctttccggtgtttattggctatacagatttcattattttttttctagcgggggtgttttatcgtttctcagttaaaaccaaaaaccagaaGCCTTATTTATACCTTACAGATTTGCCGAATATTCATTTAGTGATATAACGTATCCTGGCTGCCCAGAAGGGCACCACCCTTTGATTTGTGTTTGAGTGACACAATGAAAGCCTTtttacagatattattattattattattattattattattattattattattattattattattattattattaatgtcttagcagacgcccttatccagggcgacttacaattgttacaagatatcacattatttttacatacaattacccatttatacagttgtgtttttactggagcaatctaggtgaagtaccttgctcaagggtacagcagcagtgtcccccacctgggattgaacccacaaccctccggtcaagagtccagagccctaatgcGACACAAGCCACTCAAACTTAACTAAAAGCAGGTTCCTCCTCGTTTAAGTTTTCAACTTCAATATGAAACATCCCAGACAGACACTTACCTAGGAGTCCGATTCCACAAGCTGCCGTCACAACCGGCTCCTTTGACCACACATTCTTCAGAAATGAACCAAGTCCTGATGAAAATGGGATTTCATTAGAACAGACAACGCGTGGGAAATacagaaagattaaaaaaaacaaacgtctCTTTCTGTTCTATCTTTTCGCTTCCGAATGATATTCTCAGCGTATTGATTTTAGTTGATGATATTATCTGTCTGGTGTCTGTAAAGGAAATTAATTTACTGATTACTGATCGCATTGAAAACGATGCCGCACAATTACTCCGTCTCCATATGAAGATCGTGATACAGAGACGGGAATCTTCAGGCTTCAAAACTCAATTAGGCGTTctggttattttgtattattctctTACGGAATGCAGTTTTGTTACATACACGATACATAACGCGttcgtgtatttatttatgtatttttaaatacatatatataatttaaaaaacgaGTCTAACGAGCTGTGGTTGCATTTCCATCGCATTttgcctttgaaaaaaaaaggctTGTCGGGGCCTATTCTGCCCTCAAAGCCACGGGTTCGATTTAAGCCCTTGCGGGGACGGTACTTTCAAGGACGGGCACCAAAACCGTCTCACAGATACAAGGTCACCTCCAAATAACCAGGAATTGCTTATATTACCGGCGCGAATTGACTTTGCATCGATTCAAcactaaataatacattaaaaaaacaactacaagtAGCAAGGAGACTCTACCGATAAGCAAATTTAATCAAATGTAAAAATGAGAGGGTTCAAACTTACTGCCAGCCATGGTTGTGATTGCGAACGTCACAGGAAGAGGAGGgtgatgggagttgtagtttttcgCTGCGGGTGCCAATAGCGGAAGTTGTAGTTCTCCATGTTACATTATTACGACGCTAAATTAGGAAACGTGGCTTTTGATGATTGTTCTAAATAGAGACAGTACACTTGGAgttatttaataatatatatatatatatatatatatatatatatatatatatatatatatatatatatatattagctcaaagagccagctgcccaacgtttcgatatgttgtacatatctttctcaagggagcctgtgtttgaatccaaacatggaggtatttataggtttctgacggcatgacaactacttgttattgtttacattcaaatccatgatttattcttacatgatgtaatggtgttctatatattgtgacatcatctctacttctatctttgaatctgtattaattctagttaacattactttatataaacttatatttttattatatcatgcaatgctggctctgaggatcagtctagatatATATACACGACCAGCTCCAGTTTAGTTTTTCACAtgatagtgttttgttttggtctAGTTTCAGGATTTAAACACAGCTCTGCTTGTTCTGCTAAGAGCACAGGAAATATAATACTGCGGTCCAGCAGCAGGTGGAAGCAATGCACCAAAAACGATTCAAGCAGTCATTAAACAGAAAGGAAGGAAGCTCGGTCCCGTGTCAGCCATTACGGCTCCACACTTTCAATAGGATAGACTCGATCACTTCCTCCGGTGTGGATCCACAATGGCGTTATGTTGACGATCCCTTTACACGCCGAGGACGACAATACAACGCGTCGAAAAGACAACTTGAAACAAAACGGAGGAAAAGAGCGACCGGATTTAAATATAACGAGTACATTTACACCGACGGTAGTTTCATGTGTAGTAGCTATGTGTGCTTagcattgtgttttaaaaaggTAGACAGCGAGTGGTTTTCCGGTAGGATTTGCATTAACGGCACAGGTAGGTTCGATTTTACTGACAGTTCGTTTAAACTGGTGGAGTGTTTTTGGGGAGGTAGGTATGTTTTGAAATACGGACCAAAAATACTTTTCCCTTTAACTAAACTTCACAATTCCCCCCTTTCATTTTTCTAAATTTCAGGCCAGTAAGAGTTTCGATGTTATTAATCTGTAAAATGTTTGCATACTATATGAATAATACTTAATATTAACGTCCAGTGTTTACCTTTGGGATAGTGTTTCACATCCGCCCTGTTTTTGGACTCTGCTACTCTTGTACAgcgaaatactgtactgttaaaatacccgtgtagtaataataataataatgtacatgcTCATTTGCATTTTATCAGCGTTAAAGTTTCGGTTTCCAAAAATGTAAAATCCTGCACGCGGTGTGCTTAAACTATTGGTCCTGTAGAtaaattatttcttaatttaag carries:
- the LOC117410042 gene encoding NADH dehydrogenase [ubiquinone] 1 alpha subcomplex subunit 3-like → MAGRLGSFLKNVWSKEPVVTAACGIGLLAVILPLVSPYTKYAGMMNAAVPYNYPVPVRDNGALPNVPKHPCDPEGPSLDWLKKM